In Cololabis saira isolate AMF1-May2022 chromosome 14, fColSai1.1, whole genome shotgun sequence, a single genomic region encodes these proteins:
- the LOC133460012 gene encoding arf-GAP with Rho-GAP domain, ANK repeat and PH domain-containing protein 1 isoform X3, whose translation MTPSPPSPPSPPSPPSPPSPLSTPPIPKPRSRYMRGSRSSISSLDRDLSGRNLDPASPNGAHQNTADKDAPPLSSLAPSTQAAFPTLASVTDIITANIPSLAGVAAALGDSSSSTPSAPPAPPSIDALASSISAPDLTEVANPMGNPTAKVLNPAPITPEPAADTGAASFHDIASSLANIPSLAGIITGVANPSAPPHSPVEPHHLMSTGAGETPIDVGVLSQLVTGSLDPASGVQLPPLAGAAEGTEEVSSSKGENPYVTVLACLANQDEADTESSNEEEDTGPSPAPSGPEASVDGNRISSSHLGRLIPMRPAPPRPPNKIKKPAKQKTPRVATIRVSRKKGASRNSSPQSAVVRTSWLDVWKGFRHNVLWAVLDGQLMSLWKKRTDRFSEVLFHVSSITNVKSQDKGRFSVFFRKKHYDFLAHNDEVKEGWLTSLLATRGTPGPTPSQLHGQITIKDPRRSVYAAVWGHDLWIYPNKEGYLLGVASFSVPLSLASVKQTGKHSFLLITPYKSFNCSVDSSKDLSNWMSSLSSTIQSALSCSQVALRLWENPYNKVCGDCGEANPEWASVNLLLVICHNCAGQHRGLSTNLSKVRSLKMDSKVWTEPLVQLFILYGNRLANQVWAPAVPAADQLRPESSEEERSKFIQDKYSRGRYRRVHALTSSRSMMDQRLRQVACSDDIEETMSLICSGAKVCPSDPQSPSPILLAERANQALQTELLRLNEYTEIPLHQPQATRRRLGSTVSVEEEEALHGKLEEDRFLFSLENDSAACDVLDLREVLSVFLKDGVDHQFELVALNDQLVCDADDEETLQNHLNHILKVILPGGVSYAEVGGAMAASKVCIVEVGGASSQTEAWLLLWEEGVSVHPVNIQTQQALRIELSMLSNHEMNPAENIITMTTTDRTVSLRFQEQYSCRTWFTHLKKVLSTQISAPRLPPVARQSLYPVIDSEFRGSVPAAIERCISHITTYGLKVEGVYRRCGLATKVKQLVEVLMTSPNATPLESNDQGVVDASSALKQYIRQQQNLIPDGHRKQWLQAAGISGERSRFKEYRRLLRQLPDNNRATLNALFGHFYMVQVFSQVNKMSAHNLAVVLVPSLFQAMNQELILLTREFIIHHTLLFLTPGGEAREGEEEEEEITVL comes from the exons ATgactccttctcctccttcccctccttctcctccttctcctccttctcctccttctcctctttcaACTCCTCCAATCCCAAAGCCTCGGTCTCGGTATATGAGGGGCAGCCGGAGCTCCATCTCCTCACTGGACAG AGACTTGAgtggtagaaacctggacccaGCTTCCCCCAATGGCGCTCATCAGAACACAG CAGATAAAGAtgctcctcctctttcttcgcTTGCTCCGTCAACCCAGGCCGCCTTCCCGACTTTGGCCAGTGTCACTGACATCATCACCGCCAACATCCCGTCGCTGGCGGGGGTGGCTGCCGCCCTCGGagactcctcctcctcaacCCCCTCGGCCccgccagctcctccctccATAGACGCCTTGGCTAGCAGCATCTCTGCACCTGATTTAACAGAAGTTGCTAACCCTATGGGCAACCCTACTGCAAAAGTATTAAACCCTGCCCCCATCACACCTGAACCTGCTGCTGACACCGGTGCTGCAAGTTTCCACGACATAGCTAGTTCACTGGCTAATATACCCAGTTTAGCAGGGATTATTACCGGTGTTGCTAATccatcagccccgccccactcACCTGTTGAACCCCACCACCTGATGAGCACTGGAGCTGGAGAAACTCCCATAG ATGTTGGAGTGCTGTCACAGCTGGTGACGGGATCTTTAGACCCAGCTTCAGGAGTCCAATTGCCACCTCTAGCAGGCGCTGCAGAGGGCACAGAAGAAG TTTCATCTTCCAAAGGAGAAAACCCATACGTCACCGTGCTGGCCTGCTTGGCCAACCAAGATGAAGCTGACACAGAGTCGTCCAATGAGGAGGAGGATACAGggcccagccccgccccctctggaccTGAAGCATCAGTAGATGGAAAC AGAATCTCTTCCAGTCATTTAGGACGTTTGATACCCATGCGACCGGCGCCTCCCCGTCCtcccaacaaaataaaaaaaccagCGAAACAGAAGACCCCAAG GGTGGCCACCATCCGGGTCTCCAGGAAGAAGGGAGCCAGCAGAAATTCATCTCCTCAGAGTGCAGTGGTCCGAACCAGCTGGCTCGACGTCTGGAAAGGGTTCAG ACACAATGTTTTGTGGGCAGTGCTGGATGGACAGCTGATGTCTCTCTGGAAAAAACGAACA GACCGGTTCAGTGAGGTTCTGTTCCACGTATCAAGTATCACCAATGTAAAGTCTCAGGACAAAGGCCGGTTCTCCGTGTTCTTCAGGAAGAAGCACTATGACTTCTTGGCTCACAACGATG AGGTTAAGGAAGGCTGGCTCACATCTCTCCTGGCGACTCGAGGTACACCAGGGCCCACGCCTTCACAGCTGCATGGACAAATCACGATAAAGGACCCAAGGAGGAGTGTATATGCCGCCGTCTGGGGTCACGACCTCTGGATTTACCCCAACAAGGAGGGCTACCTGCTGGGCGTGGCCTCCTTCTCGGTTCCCCTGAGCTTGGCGTCGGTGAAGCAGACGGGGAAACACTCATTTTTGCTCATCACACCATACAAGAGCTTCAA CTGCTCTGTTGATTCGTCAAAGGATTTGTCCAACTGGATGAGCTCCCTGTCTTCTACAATCCAAAGCGCTCTGTCCTGCAGCCAGGTGGCGCTGCGTCTCTGGGAAAACCCTTACAACAAGGTGTGTGGCGACTGCGGCGAGGCCAACCCTGAGTGGGCGTCAGTCAACCTGCTGCTGGTCATCTGTCACAACTGCGCAG GTCAACATCGAGGTCTCAGCACCAACCTGTCCAAGGTCCGGAGTCTGAAGATGGATAGCAAGGTCTGGACAGAGCCACTGGTACAG cTTTTCATTCTCTATGGCAACCGGCTGGCCAATCAGGTGTGGGCTCCAGCTGTACCAGCGGCAGACCAGCTGCGGCCGGAGTCTTCAGAAGAGGAGAGATCAAAATTCATCCAGGACAAATACAGCAGGGGGCGCTACAGACGGGTCCACGCTCTGACATCCAGTCGCTCCATGATGGATCAG AGGCTGCGTCAGGTGGCCTGCAGTGATGACATCGAGGAAACAATGTCTCTGATCTGTTCTGGAGCAAAG GTGTGTCCATCTGACCCGCAGAGCCCCTCCCCCATCCTGCTGGCGGAGAGAGCCAATCAAGCGCTGCAGACTGAGCTGCTACGGCTCAATGAGTACAcgg AAATTCCACTTCACCAGCCGCAGGCAACCAGAAGAAGACTTGGCTCCACCGTCTCAG ttgaggaagaggaggcgCTTCATGGTAAACTGGAGGAAGATCGATTTCTCTTCTCACTGGAAAACGACTCAGCAGCCTGCGATGTCCTTGACCTGCGAGAAGTTCTGTCCGTCTTCCTGAAAGATGG AGTTGATCATCAGTTTGAGTTGGTAGCGCTGAACGATCAGCTGGTCTGTGACGCTGATGATGAGGAGACGCTGCAAAATCACCTCAATCATATTCTGAAG GTGATTCTCCCAGGAGGTGTGTCTTATGCAGAGGTGGGCGGGGCCATGGCTGCCAGTAAAGTGTGCATTGTTGAAGTGGGCGGGGCCTCGAGTCAGACGGAGGCCTGGTTGCTTCTGTGGGAGGAAGGTGTCAGCGTTCACCCTGTCAACATACAAACACAGCAGGCTCTGAGGATTgaactgagcatgctcagtaaCCATG AAATGAATCCAGCTGAAAACATcatcaccatgacaaccacaGACAG GACTGTGTCGCTGCGCTTCCAGGAGCAGTACAGTTGTCGCACCTGGTTTACCCACCTGAAGAAGGTTCTGAGCACCCAGATCTCAGCGCCACGGCTGCCTCCGGTGGCCCGTCAGAGTCTGTACCCGGTCATCGACAGTGAGTTCAGAGGTTCAGTACCAGCCGCCATTGAGCGCTGCATCTCCCACATCACCACCTATG GTCTGAAGGTGGAGGGCGTGTACCGGCGCTGCGGCCTCGCCACCAAGGTGAAGCAGCTGGTGGAAGTGCTGATGACATCACCAAATGCCACCCCTCTGGAGAGTAATGATCAGGGTGTGGTGGATGCGAGCTCCGCCCTCAAACAATACATCCGCCAGCAGCAGAATCTGATTCCTGATGGACACAGAAAACAGTGGCTGCAGGCTGCAG
- the LOC133460012 gene encoding arf-GAP with Rho-GAP domain, ANK repeat and PH domain-containing protein 1 isoform X2 encodes MTPSPPSPPSPPSPPSPPSPLSTPPIPKPRSRYMRGSRSSISSLDRDLSGRNLDPASPNGAHQNTDKDAPPLSSLAPSTQAAFPTLASVTDIITANIPSLAGVAAALGDSSSSTPSAPPAPPSIDALASSISAPDLTEVANPMGNPTAKVLNPAPITPEPAADTGAASFHDIASSLANIPSLAGIITGVANPSAPPHSPVEPHHLMSTGAGETPIDVGVLSQLVTGSLDPASGVQLPPLAGAAEGTEEVSSSKGENPYVTVLACLANQDEADTESSNEEEDTGPSPAPSGPEASVDGNSDPTNRISSSHLGRLIPMRPAPPRPPNKIKKPAKQKTPRVATIRVSRKKGASRNSSPQSAVVRTSWLDVWKGFRHNVLWAVLDGQLMSLWKKRTDRFSEVLFHVSSITNVKSQDKGRFSVFFRKKHYDFLAHNDEVKEGWLTSLLATRGTPGPTPSQLHGQITIKDPRRSVYAAVWGHDLWIYPNKEGYLLGVASFSVPLSLASVKQTGKHSFLLITPYKSFNCSVDSSKDLSNWMSSLSSTIQSALSCSQVALRLWENPYNKVCGDCGEANPEWASVNLLLVICHNCAGQHRGLSTNLSKVRSLKMDSKVWTEPLVQLFILYGNRLANQVWAPAVPAADQLRPESSEEERSKFIQDKYSRGRYRRVHALTSSRSMMDQRLRQVACSDDIEETMSLICSGAKVCPSDPQSPSPILLAERANQALQTELLRLNEYTEIPLHQPQATRRRLGSTVSVEEEEALHGKLEEDRFLFSLENDSAACDVLDLREVLSVFLKDGVDHQFELVALNDQLVCDADDEETLQNHLNHILKVILPGGVSYAEVGGAMAASKVCIVEVGGASSQTEAWLLLWEEGVSVHPVNIQTQQALRIELSMLSNHEMNPAENIITMTTTDRTVSLRFQEQYSCRTWFTHLKKVLSTQISAPRLPPVARQSLYPVIDSEFRGSVPAAIERCISHITTYGLKVEGVYRRCGLATKVKQLVEVLMTSPNATPLESNDQGVVDASSALKQYIRQQQNLIPDGHRKQWLQAAGISGERSRFKEYRRLLRQLPDNNRATLNALFGHFYMVQVFSQVNKMSAHNLAVVLVPSLFQAMNQELILLTREFIIHHTLLFLTPGGEAREGEEEEEEITVL; translated from the exons ATgactccttctcctccttcccctccttctcctccttctcctccttctcctccttctcctctttcaACTCCTCCAATCCCAAAGCCTCGGTCTCGGTATATGAGGGGCAGCCGGAGCTCCATCTCCTCACTGGACAG AGACTTGAgtggtagaaacctggacccaGCTTCCCCCAATGGCGCTCATCAGAACACAG ATAAAGAtgctcctcctctttcttcgcTTGCTCCGTCAACCCAGGCCGCCTTCCCGACTTTGGCCAGTGTCACTGACATCATCACCGCCAACATCCCGTCGCTGGCGGGGGTGGCTGCCGCCCTCGGagactcctcctcctcaacCCCCTCGGCCccgccagctcctccctccATAGACGCCTTGGCTAGCAGCATCTCTGCACCTGATTTAACAGAAGTTGCTAACCCTATGGGCAACCCTACTGCAAAAGTATTAAACCCTGCCCCCATCACACCTGAACCTGCTGCTGACACCGGTGCTGCAAGTTTCCACGACATAGCTAGTTCACTGGCTAATATACCCAGTTTAGCAGGGATTATTACCGGTGTTGCTAATccatcagccccgccccactcACCTGTTGAACCCCACCACCTGATGAGCACTGGAGCTGGAGAAACTCCCATAG ATGTTGGAGTGCTGTCACAGCTGGTGACGGGATCTTTAGACCCAGCTTCAGGAGTCCAATTGCCACCTCTAGCAGGCGCTGCAGAGGGCACAGAAGAAG TTTCATCTTCCAAAGGAGAAAACCCATACGTCACCGTGCTGGCCTGCTTGGCCAACCAAGATGAAGCTGACACAGAGTCGTCCAATGAGGAGGAGGATACAGggcccagccccgccccctctggaccTGAAGCATCAGTAGATGGAAACTCGGACCCAACCAACAG AATCTCTTCCAGTCATTTAGGACGTTTGATACCCATGCGACCGGCGCCTCCCCGTCCtcccaacaaaataaaaaaaccagCGAAACAGAAGACCCCAAG GGTGGCCACCATCCGGGTCTCCAGGAAGAAGGGAGCCAGCAGAAATTCATCTCCTCAGAGTGCAGTGGTCCGAACCAGCTGGCTCGACGTCTGGAAAGGGTTCAG ACACAATGTTTTGTGGGCAGTGCTGGATGGACAGCTGATGTCTCTCTGGAAAAAACGAACA GACCGGTTCAGTGAGGTTCTGTTCCACGTATCAAGTATCACCAATGTAAAGTCTCAGGACAAAGGCCGGTTCTCCGTGTTCTTCAGGAAGAAGCACTATGACTTCTTGGCTCACAACGATG AGGTTAAGGAAGGCTGGCTCACATCTCTCCTGGCGACTCGAGGTACACCAGGGCCCACGCCTTCACAGCTGCATGGACAAATCACGATAAAGGACCCAAGGAGGAGTGTATATGCCGCCGTCTGGGGTCACGACCTCTGGATTTACCCCAACAAGGAGGGCTACCTGCTGGGCGTGGCCTCCTTCTCGGTTCCCCTGAGCTTGGCGTCGGTGAAGCAGACGGGGAAACACTCATTTTTGCTCATCACACCATACAAGAGCTTCAA CTGCTCTGTTGATTCGTCAAAGGATTTGTCCAACTGGATGAGCTCCCTGTCTTCTACAATCCAAAGCGCTCTGTCCTGCAGCCAGGTGGCGCTGCGTCTCTGGGAAAACCCTTACAACAAGGTGTGTGGCGACTGCGGCGAGGCCAACCCTGAGTGGGCGTCAGTCAACCTGCTGCTGGTCATCTGTCACAACTGCGCAG GTCAACATCGAGGTCTCAGCACCAACCTGTCCAAGGTCCGGAGTCTGAAGATGGATAGCAAGGTCTGGACAGAGCCACTGGTACAG cTTTTCATTCTCTATGGCAACCGGCTGGCCAATCAGGTGTGGGCTCCAGCTGTACCAGCGGCAGACCAGCTGCGGCCGGAGTCTTCAGAAGAGGAGAGATCAAAATTCATCCAGGACAAATACAGCAGGGGGCGCTACAGACGGGTCCACGCTCTGACATCCAGTCGCTCCATGATGGATCAG AGGCTGCGTCAGGTGGCCTGCAGTGATGACATCGAGGAAACAATGTCTCTGATCTGTTCTGGAGCAAAG GTGTGTCCATCTGACCCGCAGAGCCCCTCCCCCATCCTGCTGGCGGAGAGAGCCAATCAAGCGCTGCAGACTGAGCTGCTACGGCTCAATGAGTACAcgg AAATTCCACTTCACCAGCCGCAGGCAACCAGAAGAAGACTTGGCTCCACCGTCTCAG ttgaggaagaggaggcgCTTCATGGTAAACTGGAGGAAGATCGATTTCTCTTCTCACTGGAAAACGACTCAGCAGCCTGCGATGTCCTTGACCTGCGAGAAGTTCTGTCCGTCTTCCTGAAAGATGG AGTTGATCATCAGTTTGAGTTGGTAGCGCTGAACGATCAGCTGGTCTGTGACGCTGATGATGAGGAGACGCTGCAAAATCACCTCAATCATATTCTGAAG GTGATTCTCCCAGGAGGTGTGTCTTATGCAGAGGTGGGCGGGGCCATGGCTGCCAGTAAAGTGTGCATTGTTGAAGTGGGCGGGGCCTCGAGTCAGACGGAGGCCTGGTTGCTTCTGTGGGAGGAAGGTGTCAGCGTTCACCCTGTCAACATACAAACACAGCAGGCTCTGAGGATTgaactgagcatgctcagtaaCCATG AAATGAATCCAGCTGAAAACATcatcaccatgacaaccacaGACAG GACTGTGTCGCTGCGCTTCCAGGAGCAGTACAGTTGTCGCACCTGGTTTACCCACCTGAAGAAGGTTCTGAGCACCCAGATCTCAGCGCCACGGCTGCCTCCGGTGGCCCGTCAGAGTCTGTACCCGGTCATCGACAGTGAGTTCAGAGGTTCAGTACCAGCCGCCATTGAGCGCTGCATCTCCCACATCACCACCTATG GTCTGAAGGTGGAGGGCGTGTACCGGCGCTGCGGCCTCGCCACCAAGGTGAAGCAGCTGGTGGAAGTGCTGATGACATCACCAAATGCCACCCCTCTGGAGAGTAATGATCAGGGTGTGGTGGATGCGAGCTCCGCCCTCAAACAATACATCCGCCAGCAGCAGAATCTGATTCCTGATGGACACAGAAAACAGTGGCTGCAGGCTGCAG
- the LOC133460012 gene encoding arf-GAP with Rho-GAP domain, ANK repeat and PH domain-containing protein 1 isoform X1 produces MTPSPPSPPSPPSPPSPPSPLSTPPIPKPRSRYMRGSRSSISSLDRDLSGRNLDPASPNGAHQNTADKDAPPLSSLAPSTQAAFPTLASVTDIITANIPSLAGVAAALGDSSSSTPSAPPAPPSIDALASSISAPDLTEVANPMGNPTAKVLNPAPITPEPAADTGAASFHDIASSLANIPSLAGIITGVANPSAPPHSPVEPHHLMSTGAGETPIDVGVLSQLVTGSLDPASGVQLPPLAGAAEGTEEVSSSKGENPYVTVLACLANQDEADTESSNEEEDTGPSPAPSGPEASVDGNSDPTNRISSSHLGRLIPMRPAPPRPPNKIKKPAKQKTPRVATIRVSRKKGASRNSSPQSAVVRTSWLDVWKGFRHNVLWAVLDGQLMSLWKKRTDRFSEVLFHVSSITNVKSQDKGRFSVFFRKKHYDFLAHNDEVKEGWLTSLLATRGTPGPTPSQLHGQITIKDPRRSVYAAVWGHDLWIYPNKEGYLLGVASFSVPLSLASVKQTGKHSFLLITPYKSFNCSVDSSKDLSNWMSSLSSTIQSALSCSQVALRLWENPYNKVCGDCGEANPEWASVNLLLVICHNCAGQHRGLSTNLSKVRSLKMDSKVWTEPLVQLFILYGNRLANQVWAPAVPAADQLRPESSEEERSKFIQDKYSRGRYRRVHALTSSRSMMDQRLRQVACSDDIEETMSLICSGAKVCPSDPQSPSPILLAERANQALQTELLRLNEYTEIPLHQPQATRRRLGSTVSVEEEEALHGKLEEDRFLFSLENDSAACDVLDLREVLSVFLKDGVDHQFELVALNDQLVCDADDEETLQNHLNHILKVILPGGVSYAEVGGAMAASKVCIVEVGGASSQTEAWLLLWEEGVSVHPVNIQTQQALRIELSMLSNHEMNPAENIITMTTTDRTVSLRFQEQYSCRTWFTHLKKVLSTQISAPRLPPVARQSLYPVIDSEFRGSVPAAIERCISHITTYGLKVEGVYRRCGLATKVKQLVEVLMTSPNATPLESNDQGVVDASSALKQYIRQQQNLIPDGHRKQWLQAAGISGERSRFKEYRRLLRQLPDNNRATLNALFGHFYMVQVFSQVNKMSAHNLAVVLVPSLFQAMNQELILLTREFIIHHTLLFLTPGGEAREGEEEEEEITVL; encoded by the exons ATgactccttctcctccttcccctccttctcctccttctcctccttctcctccttctcctctttcaACTCCTCCAATCCCAAAGCCTCGGTCTCGGTATATGAGGGGCAGCCGGAGCTCCATCTCCTCACTGGACAG AGACTTGAgtggtagaaacctggacccaGCTTCCCCCAATGGCGCTCATCAGAACACAG CAGATAAAGAtgctcctcctctttcttcgcTTGCTCCGTCAACCCAGGCCGCCTTCCCGACTTTGGCCAGTGTCACTGACATCATCACCGCCAACATCCCGTCGCTGGCGGGGGTGGCTGCCGCCCTCGGagactcctcctcctcaacCCCCTCGGCCccgccagctcctccctccATAGACGCCTTGGCTAGCAGCATCTCTGCACCTGATTTAACAGAAGTTGCTAACCCTATGGGCAACCCTACTGCAAAAGTATTAAACCCTGCCCCCATCACACCTGAACCTGCTGCTGACACCGGTGCTGCAAGTTTCCACGACATAGCTAGTTCACTGGCTAATATACCCAGTTTAGCAGGGATTATTACCGGTGTTGCTAATccatcagccccgccccactcACCTGTTGAACCCCACCACCTGATGAGCACTGGAGCTGGAGAAACTCCCATAG ATGTTGGAGTGCTGTCACAGCTGGTGACGGGATCTTTAGACCCAGCTTCAGGAGTCCAATTGCCACCTCTAGCAGGCGCTGCAGAGGGCACAGAAGAAG TTTCATCTTCCAAAGGAGAAAACCCATACGTCACCGTGCTGGCCTGCTTGGCCAACCAAGATGAAGCTGACACAGAGTCGTCCAATGAGGAGGAGGATACAGggcccagccccgccccctctggaccTGAAGCATCAGTAGATGGAAACTCGGACCCAACCAACAG AATCTCTTCCAGTCATTTAGGACGTTTGATACCCATGCGACCGGCGCCTCCCCGTCCtcccaacaaaataaaaaaaccagCGAAACAGAAGACCCCAAG GGTGGCCACCATCCGGGTCTCCAGGAAGAAGGGAGCCAGCAGAAATTCATCTCCTCAGAGTGCAGTGGTCCGAACCAGCTGGCTCGACGTCTGGAAAGGGTTCAG ACACAATGTTTTGTGGGCAGTGCTGGATGGACAGCTGATGTCTCTCTGGAAAAAACGAACA GACCGGTTCAGTGAGGTTCTGTTCCACGTATCAAGTATCACCAATGTAAAGTCTCAGGACAAAGGCCGGTTCTCCGTGTTCTTCAGGAAGAAGCACTATGACTTCTTGGCTCACAACGATG AGGTTAAGGAAGGCTGGCTCACATCTCTCCTGGCGACTCGAGGTACACCAGGGCCCACGCCTTCACAGCTGCATGGACAAATCACGATAAAGGACCCAAGGAGGAGTGTATATGCCGCCGTCTGGGGTCACGACCTCTGGATTTACCCCAACAAGGAGGGCTACCTGCTGGGCGTGGCCTCCTTCTCGGTTCCCCTGAGCTTGGCGTCGGTGAAGCAGACGGGGAAACACTCATTTTTGCTCATCACACCATACAAGAGCTTCAA CTGCTCTGTTGATTCGTCAAAGGATTTGTCCAACTGGATGAGCTCCCTGTCTTCTACAATCCAAAGCGCTCTGTCCTGCAGCCAGGTGGCGCTGCGTCTCTGGGAAAACCCTTACAACAAGGTGTGTGGCGACTGCGGCGAGGCCAACCCTGAGTGGGCGTCAGTCAACCTGCTGCTGGTCATCTGTCACAACTGCGCAG GTCAACATCGAGGTCTCAGCACCAACCTGTCCAAGGTCCGGAGTCTGAAGATGGATAGCAAGGTCTGGACAGAGCCACTGGTACAG cTTTTCATTCTCTATGGCAACCGGCTGGCCAATCAGGTGTGGGCTCCAGCTGTACCAGCGGCAGACCAGCTGCGGCCGGAGTCTTCAGAAGAGGAGAGATCAAAATTCATCCAGGACAAATACAGCAGGGGGCGCTACAGACGGGTCCACGCTCTGACATCCAGTCGCTCCATGATGGATCAG AGGCTGCGTCAGGTGGCCTGCAGTGATGACATCGAGGAAACAATGTCTCTGATCTGTTCTGGAGCAAAG GTGTGTCCATCTGACCCGCAGAGCCCCTCCCCCATCCTGCTGGCGGAGAGAGCCAATCAAGCGCTGCAGACTGAGCTGCTACGGCTCAATGAGTACAcgg AAATTCCACTTCACCAGCCGCAGGCAACCAGAAGAAGACTTGGCTCCACCGTCTCAG ttgaggaagaggaggcgCTTCATGGTAAACTGGAGGAAGATCGATTTCTCTTCTCACTGGAAAACGACTCAGCAGCCTGCGATGTCCTTGACCTGCGAGAAGTTCTGTCCGTCTTCCTGAAAGATGG AGTTGATCATCAGTTTGAGTTGGTAGCGCTGAACGATCAGCTGGTCTGTGACGCTGATGATGAGGAGACGCTGCAAAATCACCTCAATCATATTCTGAAG GTGATTCTCCCAGGAGGTGTGTCTTATGCAGAGGTGGGCGGGGCCATGGCTGCCAGTAAAGTGTGCATTGTTGAAGTGGGCGGGGCCTCGAGTCAGACGGAGGCCTGGTTGCTTCTGTGGGAGGAAGGTGTCAGCGTTCACCCTGTCAACATACAAACACAGCAGGCTCTGAGGATTgaactgagcatgctcagtaaCCATG AAATGAATCCAGCTGAAAACATcatcaccatgacaaccacaGACAG GACTGTGTCGCTGCGCTTCCAGGAGCAGTACAGTTGTCGCACCTGGTTTACCCACCTGAAGAAGGTTCTGAGCACCCAGATCTCAGCGCCACGGCTGCCTCCGGTGGCCCGTCAGAGTCTGTACCCGGTCATCGACAGTGAGTTCAGAGGTTCAGTACCAGCCGCCATTGAGCGCTGCATCTCCCACATCACCACCTATG GTCTGAAGGTGGAGGGCGTGTACCGGCGCTGCGGCCTCGCCACCAAGGTGAAGCAGCTGGTGGAAGTGCTGATGACATCACCAAATGCCACCCCTCTGGAGAGTAATGATCAGGGTGTGGTGGATGCGAGCTCCGCCCTCAAACAATACATCCGCCAGCAGCAGAATCTGATTCCTGATGGACACAGAAAACAGTGGCTGCAGGCTGCAG